The genomic window TTAAAATGGAACAAACTTCAAGCACAAAGATTTCTCCTAAAGAATTAAAAGATATGATGGAAAAAATTGGGAGTGTTGCTGCAGGATTTAAGGTTTTTAACGATGGTGTTCAATGTGTAAATAATGCTAGTTATTGGCAATATATAACTCAAAGTTATAAGGGTGGACAATTTTTTAATTCTATAGAAGCAATAGCAAATTACTCGAAAACTCACCCTACATCTGTAGAAACTGTGCTAAGATACCAGGGTTTTCAGTGGGAGGTATTTAATAAGTATCGCCCCAGTTTATTAAATATTAATGAACTTCCAGGGTTTACAGGTACTAACATTGCTGTTAATGCTCCTGGGAAAGATGTTATATCTTCTAATTTGTTAACAGGTAAGAAAGTTTTTATAGAATGCAAAACAGGTATAACTTCAAATACAATACTTCAAGGTGCAAAAAGATTATTTGAGTATCCTCCTGACCGTTATTTTGCTGTAAATGAGTCAATATACAATAAAGCTCTTGAACTGGGCATGCCAAAAGAAAGATTTATTTTTATTATGCGTGATGAGGAACTTATCAACATTGGTGAAGAGCGTTTTAAGCAACTGGCACAAAACGAAGCTTTTGCTGGTTTGCATACAATGGGTGTTTTAAATGAAGCATTCAAGGGAGCAGTCATAGGTGCTATTATTGGAGTGGGGCTTTCGACTATATCAAATTACAAGCAATATGTTAACGGGCAAATTTCTGAAGAACAATTTGCAAAAATAATTCTTAAAGATTCTGCAAAAAGTTCCATTATGGGAGGTAGTTTTGCAATAATAAATATTGCAGTTCAATATAGTGCAAAAACATTAGGGGTAGCGTATCCCGTGACAATACCAGTTATGATAGTTGTAGGAATGGGATTAAACAAAATTATAGCTCCAATGTTCAAAGAAGGTACGTATGCTAAAATATTGAGTGATTTACAATTTTATGAGGATATAGCAAAAGGGTGGATGAATTTTGCTAATTTAAGCTCTCAACTATTTTATACTCAAGAAATTTTTATTGATAAATTAAAACAAGAAATACAAGATTTTAAAAAAATAGATCAAATTTCAAAAAATGTGGACAAAAAAATAATAGAAGAATTACTAACACATGGGGAAATTATGAAAGAACAAACAAAATTATCATTGAAAAATATTGATAAAATTGTTGGTGGTAAGCGTTTTCAATCCAAAGATATAGATGAACTTGAATATACACTTGCTGCTTTTGTTGAAGAAACTAAAGAGGATCCAGTAATGTTACAAGAGCGAATAGGGGACATTACTCAACTTTTAGAAGTGACCAGCAAGAATTTGGAACAGATAAAAAATCAAAAATGGTTTCAAAGATCCTGGCATACCATAACAGGGAAAAATAAACATCTTAAATCAGTTAACGAAGAAAATCTTTTACAAGTTCAAAAAGCAATTCCTTGGTTTTTAGAAAAATTGGCTTCACAAAATACTGTTATTATGCAATCTGTTCTCCTTGCTTTAAGGCGTGCTAAAATAGCTCAAATAGAATCCGAAAAACTTAAGATGTTTCTTTTGATGGTAAAACAGCAACTGAATTCTCGCCTTGAAAATATAGAAGACTCTATTGAAAAGATAAGTTTTTTCTCAAGAATAAGAGCAAGAATGTCTTTGAGAAGATATAGGCGCATTGTTAACAAAAACAATAAAATAATTGCTAAAATAAGAGATACAGTAAGAAAAAACTATGTTTCAATATTAGATAAGGCATTATTGGAGCATATAATGTATATTATAGTAGACTCTCTAAACGAATTAAAAGAAATAGATGCTTTTTTTAAAAAATATTCAGGGAAAAAGATAGATACGGAAGAAATTATTGAAAAAATGGAAGAGAGTTTAAATATATGTCTACCCGACAAGGATTCTCTTTGTATTGCAATTGAATGTGTAGTAACTAAATTTATTTCGTACCATAATAATAGTATTGTAGATAATTTGTTAACTCCACATTTATATATTTCATCAACCGACTCGATTTCTTTAGATACAAAAATTGATATGTTTCAAAAAGAAAAGTGGTGTGCTGATATTTTAAGCTCGTTAAAGAAGTATTTCACTCTTAAAAAGGAAATAGCAGTGTGTAGTGAAGAAGCATTATCTTTTTTCCCTGAATATTCAGAAATAATAGGACGGAAGGAATGGATGGAAATTTCTAAATGGGGTGCGGGCGGAGTTATCTTAGGTTATTTAGTTGGTGGGATAGGTGTTGGCATAATAGGATTTTTTAGTTTTTTAAGGGGTAGAAAGGATAAAATAGTAATAAAAAACTTTACATCAGCGTATGATAAATATATCAATAAAATAGGACAATTAGAAAAATTTATAAATACTCTTGACAATATGTTTATTCCGATTAAAGAAGAAATGATTAATTTATCAATGTGTAAATTAGTTGCTATTTTAGAAGAATTTAATAATAAATCAATATTGATAAATAGTAAGTTATTATTAAATCAATTTTCATCAAATCAATAATAATGTGAAAAATCAAGATGAAGGTTAATTAAGCAAGTGCAATATAAGCTGAAAAGATAGTGACGAATAATTTAAATATCTACCTGTCTATTTGATAGCTTATACATACAGGTTTTCGTACTTTTCAATTAAAAAACCTATTCTCTCATAAGAATAAATGCAAAATTAAAAATAAAATTGTTCTCATTTCAAAAGTTTCAAGAAGGATATTTGAAAACTTCGATTAAGTGGGAATATAGCTATCGTAGACGATAATAGATTTCTACCATATCTTGTTATGATTAGGGAAAAAGCAGGTCTCGGTTCCGAACCATGTTCGAACCCGGCCTCCATAAAAAAAGAATGGACCCGGCCGGATTGTGCTGGCAAACTACGCCATACAGCTCGACCTCAGCAGCCCATAGTGTATGATTAGGGGAAAGACAGGTCTCGGTTCCGAACCATGTTCGAACCCGTCCTCCATTAAAAAAGAAATGGACCCGGCCGGATTCGAACCAGCAACCAACGGATTATGAGTCCGCTGCTCTGCCCTTGAGCTACGGGTCCTAAATTTTTTTCTGTAATTCTTTATAATCAATAAATTACATTCTACTATTATACTATTTTGTTAAAAAAATTTCAAGAGCTAATTTTTTATGCTAAAAATTCTGTCTTGGAAAAGAGCGTGTTGACCTTGTTTATTCGAGATATGTTCCCTATATCAAATTAGAGACTCAGACATTCTGTTCTTGTAGTTTTTCCTGTACCCACAAATTTATCAAGGTATCAGCAGAAATACCTCTCTTTTGTGCGATTGTATGGAGTTGTTCAGCTAACTTTTTATCTAATGCGTAATAAGTTGTTTCGGATTTGATATCTACATCAAATTGTGCTTCTTGAGTTTTATCCCAAACATCCGACAAATCATGGGTATCCCAAAAATTTCCAATCTCTTTATAAGACTTCGCTTTGGATAAATTACTTTTGTTGTTTTTCATATCTTTTTTTCTCCGCACGGCTCATATCCCGTGCCGATACAATAAGGGCTTCTTATCTTTCTTATACACAAAAAAGACAATAAGATAGCGACCGCTATCCGCTTGTCCCATTGCTGCATAAACATCCTCTTCTAAACGATATCCTTTTTCTAAGAACCTAAAATGAGGATTATTCCTAAATACCTCTTTTACTTCAGTTTGATTGACTCTGTGTTTGCGTAAAAGTTTTTCAATAATTTCTTCGAGCCAGATTAACCCTTCA from bacterium includes these protein-coding regions:
- a CDS encoding BrnA antitoxin family protein; translated protein: MKNNKSNLSKAKSYKEIGNFWDTHDLSDVWDKTQEAQFDVDIKSETTYYALDKKLAEQLHTIAQKRGISADTLINLWVQEKLQEQNV
- a CDS encoding BrnT family toxin, coding for MKKIEGLIWLEEIIEKLLRKHRVNQTEVKEVFRNNPHFRFLEKGYRLEEDVYAAMGQADSGRYLIVFFVYKKDKKPLLYRHGI